Proteins from one Solanum stenotomum isolate F172 unplaced genomic scaffold, ASM1918654v1 scaffold755, whole genome shotgun sequence genomic window:
- the LOC125853008 gene encoding linamarin synthase 1-like: protein MSFAIKAAQEFGILDVQFWTASACGFMGYLQFDELRRRGIIPFKDDSLMEDGTLDTIIDGIPGMRNIRLKDLQSCIRTTDPHDILLNYLSDEAQNCLKSSAIIINTCTELEREVYLQMPTQLIMMDLSCMLEKVSHRL from the exons ATGAGCTTTGCCATTAAGGCTGCACAAGAATTTGGCATTCTTGATGTCCAATTTTGGACAGCCTCAGCTTGTGGTTTTATGGGATACCTTCAATTTGATGAACTAAGAAGAAGAGGGATTATCCCATTTAAAG ATGACAGTTTGATGGAGGATGGTACACTGGATACAATTATCGATGGGATTCCAGGAATGAGAAACATTAGGTTGAAGGATTTGCAAAGCTGTATCAGGACTACTGATCCACATGATATTCTGTTAAACTATTTAAGTGATGAAGCACAAAATTGCTTGAAATCTTCTGCAATAATTATCAACACATGCACTGAATTAGAACGTGAAGTCTATCTCCAAATGCCTACTCAATTAATAATGATGGATCTTTCATGCATGTTGGAAAAAGTAAGTCATAGACTTTAG